Proteins encoded by one window of Cyprinus carpio isolate SPL01 chromosome B6, ASM1834038v1, whole genome shotgun sequence:
- the LOC109079318 gene encoding interleukin-21 receptor-like, with protein sequence MQILAIMMLMLMLILMMSSHSALADQSLTCHNDYYNTFKCDWDTSKLDVIPPVRPETICRIHVNVTKLNTTTKKGQMFADLARPHIRSATVVFESELGIITSRTKLHEEVRCDNYTNPMAEIASHEARNSAVKAAPPEDVKVHGINVSWSFVPKRSFLKPEFEVQYRSAAQSWMDVESLTINIEETRFTLSEEQLLLHQQYVIRVRVKYQKTKLPNAVWSDWSKEYSWTSAVGQKPHTLESSVAGIMLTGITLATILIFTILIKCKRIKRNVASSPFRVQKKGSTYIPDPSKFFGDLNSSHGGNFTSWLGSVLAHESFIRVDTEFISQVEVLKLQDTCESRGSHRNSGGPQDGWDGPAKSSDFSNSTYFLSQSSKEPSDALEPCSVHSSYGPAGGAADITRAAGEKDTKELEFSLEKLRQDTQSPDSGFAGGAEDSMEEMELPSPLGLNLAPHLPQDLPAPQPSRHPLMDLPLRSSCPIPALDLDLLNLDLQSCCGLIEPSSGDYMPVKNVQS encoded by the exons ATGCAGATTCTGGCTATcatgatgctgatgctgatgctgatttTAATGATGTCATCACATTCAGCTCTTGCAGATCAAA GTTTAACATGTCATAATGATTACTACAACACCTTTAAATGTGATTGGGACACCTCAAAACTGGACGTGATCCCTCCGGTCCGTCCCGAGACCATCTGCCGGATTCATGTAAATGTTACGAAGCT AAACACGACTACAAAGAAGGGGCAGATGTTTGCAGACCTGGCACGGCCTCATATACGCTCTGCCACCGTGGTTTTTGAAAGCGAG CTAGGTATAATAACATCAAGGACCAAATTACATGAAGAAGTCCGTTGTGACAACTACACAAATCCCATGGCTGAAATAGCATCACATGAAGCAAGAAACAGTG cagTGAAAGCAGCTCCTCCTGAGGATGTGAAAGTTCACGGGATCAATGTTTCTTGGAGTTTTGTTCCTAAAAGAAGCTTTTTAAAGCCAGAGTTTGAGGTCCAGTACAGATCTGCTGCTCAGAGCTGGATG GATGTGGAAAGTTTGACCATAAATATTGAAGAAACTCGATTCACTCTGTCAGAGGAACAGTTGCTCTTACATCAGCAGTACGTGATCAGGGTGCGAGTCAAGTATCAAAAGACAAAACTGCCCAATGCCGTGTGGAGCGACTGGAGTAAAGAGTACAGCTGGACATCTGCTGTGGGTCAGAAGCCCCACACACTAG AATCGTCTGTGGCAGGAATCATGCTCACAGGAATCACTCTGGCCACCATATTAATCTTCACCATTCTCATCAAGTGCAAGAGAATCAAAAG GAATGTGGCTTCTTCTCCTTTCAGGGTCCAGAAGAAGGGTTCCACATATATTCCTGATCCCTCCAAATTCTTCGGTGATCTGAACTCGAGCCACGGAGGGAATTTCACG TCTTGGCTGGGGTCGGTTTTAGCGCACGAGAGCTTCATCAGAGTGGACACCGAGTTCATCAGTCAGGTCGAGGTCCTGAAGCTGCAGGACACCTGCGAATCCCGCGGCTCGCACAGAAACAGCGGCGGCCCGCAGGACGGATGGGATGGCCCTGCCAAATCCTCCGACTTCTCCAACTCCACCTACTTCCTGTCCCAGAGCTCCAAGGAGCCAAGCGACGCTCTGGAGCCCTGCTCGGTGCATTCCTCCTACGGGCCAGCCGGGGGCGCCGCTGACATCACTCGCGCTGCTGGAGAGAAGGACACAAAGGAGCTGGAGTTCTCTCTGGAGAAGCTGAGGCAGGACACACAGAGTCCAGATTCAGGTTTCGCCGGCGGAGCCGAGGACAGCATGGAGGAGATGGAGCTCCCAAGTCCTCTGGGCTTAAACCTGGCCCCGCACCTGCCCCAGGACCTGCCGGCGCCGCAGCCCAGCAGACACCCACTCATGGACCTCCCGCTGCGATCGAGCTGCCCCATCCCTGCATTAGACCTGGACCTCCTCAACCTGGACCTGCAGAGCTGCTGCGGGCTGATCGAGCCCTCGAGTGGCGATTACATGCCAGTGAAAAACGTGcagagttaa